The following are from one region of the Paenibacillus sp. JZ16 genome:
- a CDS encoding SDR family NAD(P)-dependent oxidoreductase — translation MTHKRNNRVALITGASSGIGLELTKRLLSEGWQVLALIRSAFPSGDSLVQDCIMSQQLRIYTADLSDFTDLQTSLNQIKKHEEHIDLLFNNAGVSFGQLSYSKQGREMHFEVNSVVPYIILMEMKELLARGSFKTVINTSSNALLYLKRFDYTTLASPTVFKKLVGPYAASKLALSLWTQEIANSIQKDGIMIRSVCPGANKTTITNNAGMPKFMIPIRHLFFSHPSEGASRLYEAAIGSSPQSTGVFLNKGKVTPLKFSSQSTEVLGMVERIYRQEFTALS, via the coding sequence ATGACACATAAAAGAAATAATCGAGTCGCCTTGATCACGGGTGCAAGCTCCGGCATTGGCTTGGAGCTAACCAAGCGATTGTTATCCGAAGGCTGGCAAGTCCTCGCTTTGATCCGTTCTGCCTTTCCATCCGGTGATTCCCTTGTACAAGACTGCATTATGTCGCAGCAGCTGAGAATATACACGGCCGATTTGTCGGATTTCACGGATCTCCAAACCTCGCTGAATCAGATCAAGAAACACGAGGAGCATATCGACCTGCTGTTTAATAACGCAGGTGTTTCCTTTGGCCAATTATCCTACTCCAAACAAGGGCGCGAGATGCATTTTGAAGTAAACTCCGTGGTGCCTTATATCATCTTGATGGAAATGAAAGAGCTCCTAGCGAGAGGCAGCTTCAAAACGGTAATCAATACGTCCTCCAATGCGCTGCTGTATCTCAAACGGTTCGATTACACTACGTTGGCTTCCCCTACCGTGTTCAAAAAGCTGGTTGGACCTTACGCTGCAAGTAAATTAGCGCTATCGCTGTGGACTCAGGAGATCGCCAATTCCATACAGAAGGATGGCATTATGATCCGGAGTGTCTGTCCGGGAGCAAATAAAACAACCATCACCAACAACGCCGGAATGCCAAAATTTATGATCCCGATCCGCCACCTGTTCTTCTCTCATCCCAGTGAGGGAGCTTCACGTCTGTATGAAGCAGCGATAGGCAGTTCCCCACAATCGACGGGAGTCTTTCTCAACAAGGGGAAAGTAACGCCTTTGAAATTCTCGAGCCAAAGTACGGAGGTGCTTGGCATGGTAGAGCGGATCTATAGGCAGGAGTTTACCGCCCTTTCTTAA